A genomic window from Bubalus bubalis isolate 160015118507 breed Murrah chromosome 11, NDDB_SH_1, whole genome shotgun sequence includes:
- the PATL2 gene encoding protein PAT1 homolog 2 isoform X5: MTQKEKDWVVKVQMVQLQSENPRLDDYYYQEYYQKLEKKQADEELLGQKSRFESLKLVTPYIQKAEAYESVVRIEGSLGQVAVSTCFTPRRAIDAVPHGTQEQETAAASSQRLWVLYRIEKMFLQLLEIEDGQQDAPAQPRDSEQQSSRVEKLFQALKAQGQNNLEAADEGFLQALSVGKGKALVARLLPFLPRDRAVSLLLAITRHLPFLVKRDMADQALQMLFQPLSKCIRHLTFSELLQGLQGLMRLPPGSSERPITMVLQNQFGISLLYALLSHGEQLVSLNSSLKEPSSDHSAWTDMVILTAWEIAQMPTASLAEPLAFPSNLLPLFCHHVDKQLVQKLEARMEYVTVEIRS, translated from the exons ATGACACAGAAGGAGAAGGACTGGGTGGTAAAAGTGCAGATGGTTCAGCTGCAGAGTGAAAACCCCCGCCTCGATGACTATTACTACCAG GAATATTATCAGAAACTAGAGAAGAAGCAGGCAGATGAAGAGCTGCTTGGGCAAAAAAGCAGATTTGAGTCTCTCAAGCTGGTCACACCTTACATTCAGAAGGCGGAGGCTTATGAATCAG TGGTTCGAATCGAGGGTTCCCTGGGCCAGGTAGCTGTATCGACGTGTTTTACCCCTCGCCGAGCTATCGATGCTGTGCCACACGGAACTCAAGAGCAG GAGACAGCAGCTGCAAGCAGTCAGAGGCTGTGGGTGCTGTACCGGATTGAGAAG ATGTTCCTTCAGCTGCTGGAGATAGAGGATGGCCAGCAGGATGCGCCTGCGCAGCCCCGTGACTCTGAGCAGCAGAGCAGCAGGGTTGAGAAGCTCTTCCAGGCCTTAAAGGCCCAGGGGCAGAATAATCTGGA GGCTGCGGATGAGGGCTTCCTGCAGGCGCTGTCCGTGGGGAAGGGGAAAGCCCTGGTGGCCCGgctcctccccttcctgccccGGGATCGAGCCGTCAGCTTGCTGCTGGCCATCACCCGCCACCTGCCCTTCCTGGTCAAGAGGGACATGGCCGATCAG GCCCTGCAAATGTTGTTTCAACCTCTGAGCAAATGTATCAGGCACTTGACCTTCAGTGAACTCCTCCAAGGACTTCAGGGACTCATGCGGCTaccacctggctcctctgagcGGCCAATCACCATGGTGCTTCAGAATCAG TTTGGCATATCTTTGCTCTATGCACTGCTAAGTCATGGGGAGCAGCTGGTATCACTGAATTCTTCCCTCAAGGAGCCCAGCAGTGACCATTCGGCTTG GACAGACATGGTGATTCTCACTGCCTGGGAGATTGCTCAGATGCCTACAGCCTCACTGGCAGAACCCCTGGCCTTCCCCAGCAACCTTCTTCCCCTGTTCTGTCACCACGTGGACAAACAATTGGTACAGAAGCTGGAGGCTAGGATGGAGTATGTGACCGTGGAAATAAGATCATAG